A stretch of DNA from Asticcacaulis sp.:
GTCAGGAGAACCACGAGGAACAGGACACGCTTGACGCGCGTTTCCATAACCGGATCGACGAACTGCTTGTGGGGCGGATTGAGCAGGCCGATTACCAGAACGGCGGCCGCGGCGATATAGACGCAGTTGATTGAAAACAGATAGAAGGCGCCCAGGAAATAGGCCCAGTTGCCATTGGCCAGGCCATAGCCGGCGGTACACAGGGGCGGCATCAGCGCCGTGGCGATGGCGACGCCGGGAATGACATTGGTTTTTTCTTTCCGGGTCACGCCGATAATGCCGGCAAAGCCGCCGAAAAGCGCGATCAGCACGTCCCAGATGGTGGGGGAGGTGCGGGCCAGAAGTTCGGAATGCGCCTCGGTCAGCGGGCTCAGGGCGAAATAGATGGTGGAGGTCAGGAGGCTGATCAGGGTGGCGATGAGCAGGTTGCCAACGGATTTTCGGATCAGCGCAAAATCATAGATGCCGATGCCGTAGCCAATGCCCATGATCGGCCCCATCAGCGGCGAGATCAGCATGGCACCGATGATCACGGCGGTCGAATTGACGTTCAGACCGATCGACGCGACGAAAATGGCGAACATCAGGATCCACGGGGTGGCCCCGCGTAGTTCCACGCCGGCGCGCAGGCTTTCGTCGATCATCGCGTCGTCGGCCTTATCATCCAGCAGGCTGAAACGATTGAGAAAGCCATGCCAGGAACGGGCGGCCGGATTTGATGATGAGGACGGCGTTTTGGGCATTATGTGACCTTTGCGATGATCAATTCATAACGGGGCCGGCTGGATGCGCAAACTGACATATCCGTGTCCGGTCAGTCTGTTAATTTTCACCGAGAACTGACCCAGTATTTTCACCTAGAACTGACCCGCCTAAAAGGTATAATCCTATGGGTCATGTTGGGGTCAAGTCACAGTTTTCTCCCTTCTCGATTTCACTGTTGCGGTGCTTGCCTTGAAGCGGAAGCTGTCGTTTCCGGTTTCAAGGATTATGGCAGTGATGCGTGAGCCGGTCGAGCAGCGCGGTGGTCATCTTGGCATCGCCGAACACACCCGCCCATTCGCTGAAGCTGAGATTGGTGGTTATGACGACGCTGGTCTGTTCGTAGAGCCGGCTTAGCATGTGGAACAACAAGGCGCCGCCGGACGCGCTGAACGGCAGGTAGCCCAGCTCATCGAGGATGACCATATCGAGCTTGAGTAACCGGTCCGCCATTTGGCCGACCTTGCCCTGGGCCTTTTCCTGTTCAAGCAGGTTGACCAGTTCGATGGTCGAGAAGAAACGCACCTTCTTTCGATGATGCTCGACAGCCTGCACGCCCAGCGCTGTGGCGACATGGGTTTTGCCAGTGCCAGGTCCCCCGATCAGGACAACGTTGTGCGCACCGTCGATAAACTCACATCGATGTAACTGCCGCACAAGCGCTTCATTGACCTCACCGGAAGCAAAGTCATAGCCCGACAGGTCTTTGTAGGCCGGGAAGCGGGCCGATTTGATCTGATAGGCAATAGACCTGACCTCCCGCTCAGCCGTTTCGGCCTTCAGAAGCTGGGACAGGATTGGCATCGCGCTTTCAAACGCAGGCGAGCCCTGCTCGGTCAGTTCGCCTGCGGCCTGGGCCATGCCGTACATTTTCAGAGCTCGTAGCATGATGATAATGGCCGCACTGGCGGGATCATGACGCATGACGGCCCTCCGTGCGCAAGGCATCATAGCGCTCAACATTAGCCAGGGGTTCCTGCCTCAGCCGCAGCGCCTGTGGCGCATCGATTGTATCGGGCGGCGTTGTCCCGTCGATCAGGCGATGCAGCAGGTTCAGGATGTGTGTCTTGGTTGGCACGCCACCAGCCAGTGCCAGCTCAACGGCTTGCAAGACGACCTGTTCGTCATGTTGAAGAACAAGGGCCAGGATTTCGACCATTTCCCGATCGCCACCAGGGCGTTTGAGGAGGTGCCCCTGAAGCCGCCGGAAGGATTCCGGCAGATCAGTGAATGGCGCGCCGTTACGCAGGGCGCCTGGCTTGCGCTGGATCACCGCCAGATAGTGACGCCAATCGTAGACGGTGCGACCAGGCGTATGATGGCTGCGATCTATAATCCGTTGATGCTCGCACAGGATCTGACCTTCCGCCGCCACGACGATGCGATCTGGATAGACGCGCACGCTGACCGGGCGGTTGGCGAACGAGGCCGGCACGCTGTAGCGATTGCGCTCCAAATGGATCAGGCACGTCGGGGTCACCCGTTTGGTATGTTCGACGAAGCCGTCGAACGGCCGCGTGGGCGCCATTAAGTAGTCCTGCTCTTCCGCCCAGACATCCGCAATCGTCCCCGGCAGTTCACCATGCGGGATTTCCCGCCAGTAAGCGATACACCGCTCTTCCAGCCAGACATTCAGAGCCGCCAGGTTCGGGAAGCTGGGTATCGGTATCCATAGCCGGTGACGGGCATCCTGGACGTTCTTCTCGACCTGTCCCTTCTCCCAGCCTGACGCCGGATTGCAGAACTCGGCATCGAACAGATAATGACTGGCCATCGCCTGGAAGCGCAGGTTCACCTGCCGCGCCTTGCCGACTCCGATCTTATCGACCGCCGTTCTCATATTGTCATAAATACCCCGCCGCGGCACCCCGCCCAGCACGCGGAAGGCTTCGACATGAGCATCGAACAGCATCTCATGCGTCTGAAGCGGATAGGCCCTGAGGAAGAAGGCCCGGCTGTATGCCAGCTTGAAGTGGGCTACCTGAAGCTTGGTGCGCTCGCCACCCAGAACGGCCCAGTCCTCGCTCCAGTCGAACTGGAAGGCTTCGCCGGCCTCGAAGGCCGAGGGTACGAAGGTCCCGCGGCCAGTTGTTTGCTGGTCACGCAAACGACTGGCTTTCCAATCCCGCGCAAAAGCCGCCACACGACCATAGGATCCCTCGTAACCCAAGGCAATCAGATCGCCGTGGAGCTGTTTGATGGTGCGCTTTTGCTTGCGAGACTTGCCAGTTTCAATCTTCAGCCAATGCGCCAGTTTCTCAGCGTACGGGTCCAGCTTACTGGGCCGGTCCGGCACCCGATACTTCGGCTCAACAGCGTCAGATCGTAGGTATCTGCGGATAGTGTTGCGGGACAATCCTGTCCGCCGCGATATCTCCCGGATCGATATCCGATCACGGAAAGCCCAGCGTCTGATGACGCTCAATAGTGCCATGTCTATCACTCCAAGGCCCTCGCTGTCTGACAACGAGGGGAGTTTCACATGGGTCAATTCTCAGTGAAAATTACGAGGCCAAGTGGGTCAGTTCTAAGTGGAAATCAACAGTCAGTCGTCACACAGGCAGGGCCTGGGTGTTCTTGACCTCTTCCAGCACGGCATAGGTGCGGGTTTCGCGCACGCCCGGCATATCCACCAAAGTGGTGCCGAGAAAATGCCGGTAGGCGGCCATGTCCTTGACGCGCACCTTGATCAAATAGTCGAAGCCGCCGCCCACCATATGGCATTCCATGATTTCCGGCCGGCGTTTTACCGCGCGGGCAAATTCCTCGAACAGGCCGCCGGTGGTGCGATCAAGCAGGATCTCGACGAAGATCATCAGGGCGCAATCGAGCTTTTCCGGATCGAGCACCGCCATGGTGCCGAGGATATAGCCGTCCTTGCGCAGCCGTTTGACGCGCTCGAAACAGGCCGCCGGCGATATATGGCACAGGTCGGCCATGGCCTGGTTAGTGATGCGGCCATCGGCCTGAAGGGCGCGCAGGAGGCGCCGGTCCATTTCATCGAGCATTGTAAATTCCTTCGGCCATATGCCGCTTTAAGGAAATAATATTCGGATATGCTTGTCAAAATTCCAAGCACATTCGGCAAATTTGGCCATATACCATAGATATAATCAGCCATAAAGGGTGCCGCCCACATGCTTGACGCGCTTGACCTGACCCGCTCGCAAATGGTGGCCCTGCTACGGGCACCGGAATCCGACGTGCTCAAGAGTCTGTTGCCAGCGGCCACGCTCGATGCCGCCACCCGCGGCCGTGTTGTCGATCAGGCTCGCCTGATCCTGAATGACCTGCGCGCCGCGCAATCGACCGGCTGGATCAACCGCTTCCTGCAGGAATATCGCCTCAATACGCAGGAGGGCGTGGCTTTGCTGTCTCTGGCCGAAGCCTATCTGCGCGTACCTGACACCACTACGGCCGACCTGCTGATCAAGGACAAGCTGGGCGATGCCGACTGGAAGGCGCATTCGGGCCAATCCGGCTCAAAACTGGTCAATTCGGCCACCTTTGGCCTGGTCCTGACCCGTGCCCTGGTGGCGGACGAGGGCGGCGTGCTGAAGGGCCTGCTGGCGCGCGCCGGTGAGCCGTTCATCCGTGCTGGTGTCGCCGCCGCC
This window harbors:
- the istA gene encoding IS21 family transposase, which encodes MALLSVIRRWAFRDRISIREISRRTGLSRNTIRRYLRSDAVEPKYRVPDRPSKLDPYAEKLAHWLKIETGKSRKQKRTIKQLHGDLIALGYEGSYGRVAAFARDWKASRLRDQQTTGRGTFVPSAFEAGEAFQFDWSEDWAVLGGERTKLQVAHFKLAYSRAFFLRAYPLQTHEMLFDAHVEAFRVLGGVPRRGIYDNMRTAVDKIGVGKARQVNLRFQAMASHYLFDAEFCNPASGWEKGQVEKNVQDARHRLWIPIPSFPNLAALNVWLEERCIAYWREIPHGELPGTIADVWAEEQDYLMAPTRPFDGFVEHTKRVTPTCLIHLERNRYSVPASFANRPVSVRVYPDRIVVAAEGQILCEHQRIIDRSHHTPGRTVYDWRHYLAVIQRKPGALRNGAPFTDLPESFRRLQGHLLKRPGGDREMVEILALVLQHDEQVVLQAVELALAGGVPTKTHILNLLHRLIDGTTPPDTIDAPQALRLRQEPLANVERYDALRTEGRHAS
- a CDS encoding Lrp/AsnC ligand binding domain-containing protein is translated as MLDEMDRRLLRALQADGRITNQAMADLCHISPAACFERVKRLRKDGYILGTMAVLDPEKLDCALMIFVEILLDRTTGGLFEEFARAVKRRPEIMECHMVGGGFDYLIKVRVKDMAAYRHFLGTTLVDMPGVRETRTYAVLEEVKNTQALPV
- a CDS encoding DUF389 domain-containing protein; this translates as MPKTPSSSSNPAARSWHGFLNRFSLLDDKADDAMIDESLRAGVELRGATPWILMFAIFVASIGLNVNSTAVIIGAMLISPLMGPIMGIGYGIGIYDFALIRKSVGNLLIATLISLLTSTIYFALSPLTEAHSELLARTSPTIWDVLIALFGGFAGIIGVTRKEKTNVIPGVAIATALMPPLCTAGYGLANGNWAYFLGAFYLFSINCVYIAAAAVLVIGLLNPPHKQFVDPVMETRVKRVLFLVVLLTGLPSLYLAYRLVGNEVFHNKASQFVRQEFNFPKSHVVEIGITPKNKHVEVTLIGDRLSARTIDTIRTHLPATGLKGAILTVHQAGDDNIDINTLRDGIVKELSGNELALASRDQQIADLRRQVAWSAQSAQLTAELKAQYPDLTDILIGEGVGAAPAEEADGDSAGSAITASIEPEAAPETAPVPILVAHSGKRLSRQDMARIEDWFRVRTQSKAARIAIH